DNA from Candidatus Eremiobacteraceae bacterium:
CACGCCGAACACTTCTGGCCCTGATAACCGAACGCGGCCTGCGCGACCCCTTCGACCGCTGCCGCTAAGTCGGCGTCGGCCGAGACGATGATGCCGTCTTTGCCGCCCATCTCCGCGACGACGCGTTTGATCCATATCTGCCCCGGCTGTGTCTCCGCCGCCAGTCGGTTGACGTGCAGTCCGACGTCTTTGCTGCCGGTAAACGATATGAAGCGCGTGCGCGGGTGCTTGACGAGTTCGTCGCCGATCGCGCCACCCGAACCAGTTACGAGGCTGACGACGTCCGCCGGAAGTCCGGCGTCGACGAGCAGATCGACGAACCTCGCCGCGATGACGGGCGAGTCGCTCGACGGCTTGAGCACGACGGTGTTGCCGGTGACGATCGCCGCTCCGGTCATGCCGACCATGATCGCGAACGCGAAGTTCCATGGCGGGATCACGACGCCGGCGCCGAGCGGGATGTAGCGCATCTCGTTTCGCTCGCCTTCGAACGGCGTGATCGGGTGCGGCTGCGCGTAGCGAAGCATCTCGCGGCCGTAATATTCGAGGAAATCGATGCCCTCGGCGACGTCGCCGTCCGCCTCGACCCAGGTCTTGCCCACCTCGAGGACGAGCAACGCGTCGAATTCGTAGCGCCGCTTGCGCACCGCCTCCGCGGCGCGGAAAAGCACATCGGCGCGCTTTTCGGCCGGCGTCTTCGACCACCGCCGGAAAGCGCGATCGGCGGCTTCGATGGCGGCGCGCGCTTGATCGGGAGTCGCGGACTGCGCCATGCCGATGATTTCGGACGGCCGCGCCGGATTGTGTGAGGCGAACTGTTTGCCGCCTTTGACTTTCTTGCCGTCGATGACGAGGTCGTACACGGTGCCGAACATCTTGCGCTCGGCCTCGATCGCGGCGGACATCGCCTCGCGCGAAGCGGGATCGGCGAACGTCTTCACAGGCTCGTTGCGGAATTCACTGACTTTCTCAAGGACGGTAGACATGTCTCTCCTCGTGGTCACACGGCTGCTGCCGCGACGTCCGTCCGGCGCGCTTTCTTGCGCGCGGATGCGTAATGCCTGATCGCGCGGCCGAGCCGCGCCATCGCTTCCCCGGCGAGATTCTCGGGCAGGGTCCCGAACGACAGGCGCAGCGTGTTGTTCGCCGGCATCGTCGGATAGAACGGCGTTCCCGGCAGAAAGAGCACTCCCTCTTGCGCTGCGTATCCGAACAGCTCGAGCGACGACCAATCCCGCGGCAGTTCAACCCAAACGTTGACGCCGCCGCGCGGCGCTATCGCTCTTGCCCCGTCCGGCAGGACGCCGGCGAGCGCCGTCATGAGCGCGTCGCGGCGTCGCCGGTAGAGAAAGCGCGTCGTGCGGAGATGCCGCGCCGACGCTTTCGACTCGATGAACCGGACGAGCGCGCGCTGTGCGACCGTCGTCGTGAACGTGTCGGCGCGCAGCTTTGCGGCGACGAGCTCCTGCATCGCGTGTCCGCGCGCGGCGATGTAGCCGATGCGCAAACTCGGGAACAGCAGCTTCGACAGGCTCTCGATGAGGACGACGCGCCCGTCGGTGTCGCTCGCGAGTAGCGGGGGCGGCGCTTCGCCCTCGTACGAAAGCAGCCACGACGTCTGGTCTTCGACGATCGTGAGCTTCGCCGCACGTGCGACGTCGAGCACCGCGCGATGACGCGAGCGCGCGAGGAACGAGCCGCTCGGGTTTTGCGACGCAGTGTTCAAGTACATGAGACGCGGCGAAAATCGTCGCACGGCCTGGGCGATCGAATCGGGCAGCGCACCGTCGGCGTCGCCGGCGAGGTTCACCCACGAAACGCGCTTCTGATCGAACACCTCGAGCGCCGAGAAATACGTCGGGGCCTCCGCAGCGGCGAAGTCGCCGAGGTCGAGGAACGTCTCCGCGACGAGGCTGAGCGCTTGCTGCGCGCCGCTGACGACGAGGATATCGTCGGCGCTGACGTCGGCTCCGCGCGCGCGCAAGCGGGCGGCGAAGATCTCGCGCAGCGCCGGATCGCCGCGGTCGGCGCGATATTGGTGGATCTCGGGCGGATCGTCGAGGAACGTTCGCGCGTAGCAGCGCGCGAAATCCGCGAGCGGATATGTCTCCGGCGCGGTGTGACCGTTCGAAAGCGCGATCGTCCCCGGTCGGAACGACGAGCGGAGCAGATGCATCGCGGCGACGCGGCGCGTCTGCGCGCTATAGCGCGACAGCGCGGAATCCCATTGATCGTCTTGGCGCGACGTCGCGGGCCGCGGTGCCTCGATCGTTTCGACGGCATCGGAATCGAAGGAGACGAACGTGCCGCGTCCGGTCCGCGACTCGACGAGGCCTTCGGCCGATAGCGCCTCGTAGGCTTGGCTCGCGGTGACGAGCGCCACCGCATGCCGCTTCGCGAGCTCCCGCAGCGGCGGCAAGCGGGTCCCGAGCGGGAGCGCCCCGTTGCGGATCTGCTGTGCGATGCCCTCGGCGAGCTGCTGATAGAGCGGACGCCTATCGCGGCTGTGGAACTGGATCTGGGTCAAGGTAGCCGGCATTGATATGCTTGTCCTTACTCAATAGATAGGTACAAGCATGCCGCCTTAGAACCCTTCCGCATGAGCACGATCGTGACACGCGAGGCCCAGCCCGGCGACCTTGCGCTCGCGGCCCAGCACTATCTCGACATGCGACGCGAGCTCGGCTGGCCGGACGGCGAGCTCGATCCGCAGTTCGTCTCGCTTTTCACAGCGACGTATTCGGAAAGCGCGGCGACCGGCGATAGCCGCTATCTCGTCGCCGTCGAGGATTCGAGGATCATCGGCTCGGCCGTCGCGATGCGGCGGCGCACGATGTCCGAGCGCTATCTCAAGTCGGTGCCGTCCGGCTATATCGCGAACGTGTACGTCGACCCGTCGTACCGTCACCGAGGCGCCGCGCGAGCACTGACGGCTGCCGCGATCGACTGGCTCGCCTCCATCGGATGCAAAGTCGTGCGCCTGCAAGCGTCGCAGTTCGGACGGCCGCTCTACGAGTCGATGGGTTTCGTGATGACGGGCGAGATGGAGCTGCGGATCTAGGGCCGGCTTAGCGAACGGTCTGAGGCGGGTTATCGGGACCGGGCATCGGTTCAGCGTGCGGCATCGGAACGGTGAACCTGCGTCGTCGCATATCGGCCGAACCCGGCTTTGACATCTCCCAACCGGGTTGGCGGACAGGCATATCCTTATCGAGTACGCGGCCGATGTGGCGCAAGTCGAGCACCGGCTCGGGTTTTTGGTTTTCGTCCGGCATGGCTCGCGCGTCTACTGCGCGAGCCACGCCACGCCCTGCACCGCAGGTCGCTCCTCGGCGTTGCGACAAGTCCCGTTCCGATTGCGCTGTGCTCTTCCAGCTCTTCCATAGGAGGAACGGATGAAGAAGTATTTGGCCGAGCTCGTCGGCACGTTCGTGCTGATCTTCTGCGGCGTCGGCGCCGCCGCGATCAGCGGCGACAAGATCGGCATCGTCGGCATCTCTCTCACCTTCGGTCTCACGCTGGTCGCGATGGCGTACGCGATCGGTCCGATCTCCGGCTGCCACATCAATCCGGCGGTGACGATCGGTCTGGCGGTCGCCGGCCGCATGAGTTGGGCGGACGTCCCCGGCTACGTCATCGCCCAGATCGTCGGCGGCATCGCGGGCGCTGGAGCGCTCCTCCCGATCGTGTCCGGCGGAATCGCCGCGACCGCCAACTCGATCCAAGGCGACTATACCGTGCTCGGCGGCTTCCTGACCGAAGCTTTGCTGACGATGGTGCTCGTGCTGACCGTCATCGGCTCGACGTCGAAGAACGCTCCTGCCGGGCTCGCCGGCATCCCGATCGGCCTTGCGCTTGCGGTGACGAACCTCGTCGCGATCCCGGTGACGAACGCGTCGATCAACCCGGCACGCAGCATCGGCCCGGCGCTATATTCAGGCGGCGGCGACCCCGTCAACCAGTTGTGGCTGTTCATCGTCGCGCCGATCGTCGGCGGTATCGTCGCGGCGCTCGTCTACATGGTGATCCGCGACAAGGAGTGAAGGCGGGCTGCGGCCGTCGAAACCTCACGGCCGTGGCGACTCACCTGACGACCGGCCTCACGCGCGAGGAACGCAAGCGGTACTCGCGCCATCTGACGCTGCCTCAAGTCGGCGTCGAAGGCCAAGAAAAGCTCAAGCAGGCGCGCGTCCTCATCGTCGGCGCGGGCGGATTGGGCGCGCCCGTCGGGCTCTATCTCGCGGCGGCGGGCATCGGCACGCTCGGCATCGTCGACTTCGACGTCGTCGAGGAATCAAATCTTCAGCGCCAGGTCATCCATTCCACGAGCGGCGTCGGAAGCTCGAAGGCCGACTCGGCCGCACGCCGGATCGCCGAACTCAACCCGTTCGTGCGCACCGTCATCCACGATCATCGGCTGACGAGCGCGAACGCGATGGATATCATGCGCGGCTACGACGTCATCGTCGACGGCACTGATAATTTCCCGACGCGTTATCTGACGAACGATGCTTGCGTGCTGCTCGGCAAGCCGCTCGTCTATGGTTCGGTCTACAGATTCGAAGGCCAAGCGTCGCTTTTCGACGCGAAGAGCGGCCCGTGCTATCGCTGCCTCTTCCCCGAGCCGCCGCCGCCGGGGTCGGTCCCATCATGCGAGGAGGGCGGCGTCTTCGGCGTGCTGCCCGGTCTCATCGGCATGATACAAACGACGGAGACGATAAAGCGCATCACCGGCATCGGCGAATCGCTCGCCGGTCGCCTGCTCGTCTTCGATGCGCTCGAGATGCGCTTCCGCGAACTGCGTCTGCGCAAGGACCCGCATTGTCCGGTGTGCGGAGCGCATCCGACCGTCACCGGGCTCATCGACTACGAAGCGTTTTGCGGCGTCGGCGCCAACGCTGCCGGCGCGGAAAGGGCGAACGGCACGAGCGTGAGTGGATCAGATAGCGAGATCACCCCGAAGGAGCTCAAGGCGAAACTCGACCTCAACGATCGCTTCGAGCTCGTCGACGTGCGCGAGGACTACGAGATCGATATCGCAGCGCTGCCGTACACGAAGTGGATACCCATTCGCGAGCTGGGCGATCGCATCGGCGAGCTCGACAAAAGCGCCGAGACGATCGTCTATTGTAGATCGGGTTCCCGGAGCGCGCATGCGGTCGAGTTCATGCGCCAAAACGGATTCACGAACGCGCGCAATCTTACCGGCGGAATCCTTCGTTGGTCCGACGATGTCGATCCGAAGGTGGAGAAATACTAGACCTTAGCCGGACGTCCAGCCGCCGTCGAGCGTGAAGACGGCGCCCGTCGCGAACGAGGCGCTGTCGGAGACCAAGAATACCGCCATATCCGCCACTTCGTCCGCCGACGCGATGCGCGCTTGCGGCGTGCGCGACTCGATCCAATTTGAGAGCGAGTCGCTTTGACGGACGCCGGTCGTCATGTCGGTCTCGACCCAGCCGGGCGAGAGCACGTTGACCCGGACGTTGTGGCGAGCCCAATCGAGGGCAAGCGACTTTGCGAGGCCGATGAGCCCGGCTTTCGACGCCGAGTACGCGGTGAGGCGACCGGCGCCCGCAGTCCCCGCGATCGAGCCGATGAGCACGATCGATGCGGCCCGCTGAGCCGCGATCGCGCGGCGCGCGAACGCCTGTGAGGCGACAAACGCGCCGGTGAGGTTGACGCGAAGGATCGATTCCCAAGCGCCGATGTCGAGCTTCTCGCCCGACGTGAACGTCGGGCTTATCCCGGCGCTGTAGACGAGCGCGTCCGCCGCTCCGCGATCGTGGAAGAACCGCTCGACGACGCCGTCGATCGCGTCGTGGTCGCCGACGTCGAGCGCGTAACCCGCGGCCTTGGGACCGATCTTGTTCGCGACGTCGAGCGCGGTCGTCGCGTCCCTACCCGTGATGCCGGCGAATGCGCCGCCTTCGACAAGGCGTTTCGCGATCGCGAGCCCGATACCGCGAGTGCCGCCGATGACGAGCACCGACCTGTCCTTGACGTCGCCGATCATTTGCTTCGTTCTTTCTCGAGATAGCCCACGGCGCCGGTTCCTGCGTACGCGAACGTCGGACCTTTGCGAACCGCGAACCAGAGCTCGCCGCTCGGGCCTAAGGCGATCGCCGACGGCAGCGAGTCTTGCGTCGCCACGTTGATCAGGGTCGGATGTCGATCGCTCCAGCCCGGCTGAAAGCCCACGTCGCCGTTCGAATCGATGAACCAGATCGCTCTATTCGTCCCCGTCGTCAGCGCGACCGGCGCTCGAGCGGTCGTGTCCTTGAAGATGTGCTTGACTGTGTCGAAGAGGACGAGTCGGTGCGACGCGAGCTCGACGACACCCACGTCCTCGCCGGTGAGGTCGGCGGCGATCGGACCCGGTTTGCTCTTGGGTACGGGCAGCACGTATTCCGTGATTTGATCGGTCGCCGGATCGATACACCCGATCCGATCGCCGTCGGTCTCCGTGAACCAGAGCTTTCGGTCGCGCCCGACGACGATGTCCGTCGGACCGCCTCCGACGTGCGGGAGAGGATACTCCACGATCTTGCCGGACTTCGTTATCCGGCCGATCGCGTTGGCATCGCGCTCGGCGAACCACATCGCACCGTCGGGGCCGGCGACTATACCCATGGGCAGTGCATCCCACGATGCGATCGGATACTCCGACCAGACCCCTTTCGTCGTGATGCGGCCGATCATGTCTGGGCCGGAATCGACGGGAAGATGGGGATTGACCTGTGTGAACCAGAGGGCGCCATCCGGGCCCGACGCTATCCGCTCACCTTCCGCGTCGATATTCTCCGGATTCTGATACATCTCGATGTTGCCGCCGGAGTCGACAGCGCCGATCGCCTTCGCGAGCGGTAATGTGAACCACATGCGACCGTCGGACCCCAGCGTGAGGTTGTTGACGGCGCTGATCTGCGTGAGCGCGAAGACCCTCGGCGATGTCACGTACCCGTCGCTCACCGCGGACGAATTGACGCAACCGGCCGCCGCAAGCGATGATAATATAATGATAACGCAGATCTGATTCGAGCCCGATCTCATCGCGCGCCCCCCTCGAGCAACATGATGCCGCTGACGATGACGATAAGAGTCTTTGGCCCGTGAGCGCCGAGGACGAGGACTTTCTCGATGTCCGCGGTG
Protein-coding regions in this window:
- the pruA gene encoding L-glutamate gamma-semialdehyde dehydrogenase yields the protein MSTVLEKVSEFRNEPVKTFADPASREAMSAAIEAERKMFGTVYDLVIDGKKVKGGKQFASHNPARPSEIIGMAQSATPDQARAAIEAADRAFRRWSKTPAEKRADVLFRAAEAVRKRRYEFDALLVLEVGKTWVEADGDVAEGIDFLEYYGREMLRYAQPHPITPFEGERNEMRYIPLGAGVVIPPWNFAFAIMVGMTGAAIVTGNTVVLKPSSDSPVIAARFVDLLVDAGLPADVVSLVTGSGGAIGDELVKHPRTRFISFTGSKDVGLHVNRLAAETQPGQIWIKRVVAEMGGKDGIIVSADADLAAAVEGVAQAAFGYQGQKCSACSRAIVEAPVYDEFVKRLVERTDKITVGDTTSPDKGMGPVINESSMKKIQEYIEAGKAEGKLAYGGERVGSDGYFVEPTIFVDVPPDGKLAQEEIFGPVLAVIKAKDYDDALAIANNTEFGLTGSVYSKDRAKLERARDEFHVGNLYFNRKSTGALVGVHPFGGFNMSGTDSKAGGPDYLLLFLQAKSVSEKTG
- a CDS encoding PLP-dependent aminotransferase family protein, with the translated sequence MPATLTQIQFHSRDRRPLYQQLAEGIAQQIRNGALPLGTRLPPLRELAKRHAVALVTASQAYEALSAEGLVESRTGRGTFVSFDSDAVETIEAPRPATSRQDDQWDSALSRYSAQTRRVAAMHLLRSSFRPGTIALSNGHTAPETYPLADFARCYARTFLDDPPEIHQYRADRGDPALREIFAARLRARGADVSADDILVVSGAQQALSLVAETFLDLGDFAAAEAPTYFSALEVFDQKRVSWVNLAGDADGALPDSIAQAVRRFSPRLMYLNTASQNPSGSFLARSRHRAVLDVARAAKLTIVEDQTSWLLSYEGEAPPPLLASDTDGRVVLIESLSKLLFPSLRIGYIAARGHAMQELVAAKLRADTFTTTVAQRALVRFIESKASARHLRTTRFLYRRRRDALMTALAGVLPDGARAIAPRGGVNVWVELPRDWSSLELFGYAAQEGVLFLPGTPFYPTMPANNTLRLSFGTLPENLAGEAMARLGRAIRHYASARKKARRTDVAAAAV
- a CDS encoding aquaporin, translated to MKKYLAELVGTFVLIFCGVGAAAISGDKIGIVGISLTFGLTLVAMAYAIGPISGCHINPAVTIGLAVAGRMSWADVPGYVIAQIVGGIAGAGALLPIVSGGIAATANSIQGDYTVLGGFLTEALLTMVLVLTVIGSTSKNAPAGLAGIPIGLALAVTNLVAIPVTNASINPARSIGPALYSGGGDPVNQLWLFIVAPIVGGIVAALVYMVIRDKE
- a CDS encoding GNAT family N-acetyltransferase, coding for MSTIVTREAQPGDLALAAQHYLDMRRELGWPDGELDPQFVSLFTATYSESAATGDSRYLVAVEDSRIIGSAVAMRRRTMSERYLKSVPSGYIANVYVDPSYRHRGAARALTAAAIDWLASIGCKVVRLQASQFGRPLYESMGFVMTGEMELRI
- a CDS encoding SDR family oxidoreductase is translated as MIGDVKDRSVLVIGGTRGIGLAIAKRLVEGGAFAGITGRDATTALDVANKIGPKAAGYALDVGDHDAIDGVVERFFHDRGAADALVYSAGISPTFTSGEKLDIGAWESILRVNLTGAFVASQAFARRAIAAQRAASIVLIGSIAGTAGAGRLTAYSASKAGLIGLAKSLALDWARHNVRVNVLSPGWVETDMTTGVRQSDSLSNWIESRTPQARIASADEVADMAVFLVSDSASFATGAVFTLDGGWTSG
- the moeB gene encoding molybdopterin-synthase adenylyltransferase MoeB, whose protein sequence is MATHLTTGLTREERKRYSRHLTLPQVGVEGQEKLKQARVLIVGAGGLGAPVGLYLAAAGIGTLGIVDFDVVEESNLQRQVIHSTSGVGSSKADSAARRIAELNPFVRTVIHDHRLTSANAMDIMRGYDVIVDGTDNFPTRYLTNDACVLLGKPLVYGSVYRFEGQASLFDAKSGPCYRCLFPEPPPPGSVPSCEEGGVFGVLPGLIGMIQTTETIKRITGIGESLAGRLLVFDALEMRFRELRLRKDPHCPVCGAHPTVTGLIDYEAFCGVGANAAGAERANGTSVSGSDSEITPKELKAKLDLNDRFELVDVREDYEIDIAALPYTKWIPIRELGDRIGELDKSAETIVYCRSGSRSAHAVEFMRQNGFTNARNLTGGILRWSDDVDPKVEKY